One Deltaproteobacteria bacterium genomic region harbors:
- a CDS encoding DUF2384 domain-containing protein: protein MPLADRGKVAVIVKAVVRAADAWGLTNTEGAALFDVPTATWSRMKAGSYRGILDQDKLTRASLIIGLFNGLASLFNGPLAYGWPKAPNSGPGFDGKPPLEVMSAGGIPAMMRVRQHIDALRGGA from the coding sequence ATGCCCCTCGCGGACCGTGGCAAGGTCGCGGTCATCGTGAAGGCCGTGGTGCGCGCGGCCGATGCCTGGGGTTTGACCAATACCGAAGGCGCCGCGCTGTTCGACGTGCCCACGGCCACCTGGAGCCGCATGAAGGCCGGCAGCTACAGAGGCATCCTCGACCAGGACAAGTTGACGCGCGCGAGCCTGATCATCGGATTGTTCAACGGCCTCGCATCGCTCTTCAACGGACCGCTGGCCTATGGCTGGCCCAAGGCTCCCAACAGCGGGCCCGGTTTCGACGGCAAGCCCCCGCTCGAGGTCATGAGCGCCGGCGGCATCCCCGCCATGATGCGAGTCCGGCAACACATCGACGCGCTCAGGGGCGGAGCGTGA